Part of the Bombyx mori chromosome 19, ASM3026992v2 genome is shown below.
CAGTCCGTCTAGTGTAAAGCGGATACTGTATACCATGAAGGTACCACAGAGAATGTCCCATTACCGCGGCAATAACAGGCAGACTAGTAATGCGTAGGTTCACAATACGTCTACATCTTTGGTATATTATTCTTCGTACGCAGTTTCACAAATTTTTAACTATAACATAACACTTTCGATTCTTTAATAACACTTTCGATTCTTTAAAGGAATCTTCATCAAGATTCAATAACGAAAATGTCATATGCCATCGTCAGGATTTGCTTTGAAATGTTGAATGCGACTGAAAAATTAATGTTTACACACACTTGGGGCTACAGAGACAAGCAAGGGAGATGGCAGGGTGTCGTCGATCATTTGATTAAGAAAGAAGCTGATTTAggtaatgtattttaattctTATGaagactttttactggtggtaggacctcttgttttactggtggtaggacctcttgtgagtccgcatgggtaggtaccagcaccctgcctatttctgccgtaaagcttatatctcaaggtgggaggcgcgtttacgttgtagttgtctatgggctccagtaaccacttaacaccaggtgtgctgtgagcccgtccacccattaaagcaataaataaaaaaaactcgactCGATTCGATTGTCGAAGTAATCATTTTCTTAATACATACTTACGTCTAATTTTATGGCACGGTTTATGGCTTTAGTCTTTTTACCGATTTAACATATAAAGTGTTACTAAATGCGTTTCTATTGTAACAGTGATATAGCGTACTAAATATCAGTACGATATCCGCAAATGTTCATTCATTTAATTCTGTATTTGAAGATAGAACTTGTcgaatttaacaatatttttactggtggtacgaccttgttagtccgcatgggtaggtatcaccaccccgcctatttctgccgtgaagcagtaatgcgtttcggtttgaagggttgggcagctgttgtaactctactgagaccttagaacttatatatcaaggtgggtggcgcatttacgttatagatgtctatgggctccattaactacTTGACCCCAggatggctgtgagctcgtccacccatcaatgaaagaaaaaaataaaaatagtcacCACTATCGTCTGCTGACTCCGGTAACCCGTAACggcaagtgggccgtgagttatTCAGTTCTatttgttctattaaaaataagcTTAAGTTATATACTATCGATTAAAAACTGTACACAGTACATTGCCGGCTCAAGATACCAACAGgtttattagttaattaaatatcttattttaGGTACTTTAACCATCTTCACACAGGAACGAATGGATCGCGTTGATTATATAGCAATGGTGGGTTCTACGGCGGTGAGGTTCGTCTTCCGGGAGCCGCCTCTGGCATACATCTCCAATATCTTCGCATTACCGTTCAATACTAATGTCTGGTTAGCCATATTGATATGCGTGCTCGGTTGCTCTGGGTTTTTGTATGTGACTTCCAAATGGGAAGCCAGCATGGGAATGGTGAGTGAAATATTAACGATTTAAGCTTAGTTTGTTAATGCGGTGTAGCTTCGACTTTTATGCGAATCgcaacacgtcatttcggatcctcccgatccactaacagtgcttttagataccccaagcaccggtcgtcgttctcgtcgaacccgtcgcttgcgacgaagggctcgacgagtaaattaacccacagacatagcccaccgagtttctcgccggatcttctcagtggttcgcgtttccaattcggtggtagattctgcgaagcacggctcttgctagggtttgtgttagcaacatcgtcaggtttgagacccgtgatctcacctactagttaaggttacgctaatatGGTCTTTCTAGATCATCAGCTTGGGTAGGAAAAGAATATGCAAATTGCTTCGAATTCAATTCACTCAATGTACGAAATCAAAACAGTGAAGACGACTGACTGCTTTGGAGCAAGAATTATTTTCGAATTTTTGGAATTACTTCTGAACTTTGAAACGATGACTTTACCGCAGCGCCCGCCAgcgaagtagagttcatccatactacctggagccattgcgttcatctacagtgcgcttccagagatcttttttgtcacgtaccatccggctttggaatgagctcccctccacggtgtttcccgagcactatgacatatccttcttcaaacgaggcttgtggagagtacttaacgataggcggcgacttggctctgccccaggcattgctgaagtccatgagcggcgttaaccactcaccatcaggtgggccgtatgctcgtctgcctacacgggcaaaaaaaaacaaccttaaAAGCTCTATATTAccatatgttaattttaaaatacgatTTTAAACATGTTGCGTGTTAAGTTCCTTTttggaataattttaataatgttattgatGGTTTTTCATCTCCGACAATGCGCATTTTAACATTatcttttatttgaatttttttttattgcccttggaggcagacgagcacacggcccacctgatggtgagttgttaccgtcgcccatggacttcagcaatgccaagggcagagccaagccgctgcctaccgcttaatactcaacacaagcctcgtttgaagaagaacatgtcatagcgctcgggaaacaccgtggaggggagctcattccatagccggatgatacgtgacaaaaaagaccgTTGGAAACTCACTGTGGATGTCCGCAGTGGCtacaggtagtatggatggactctactccgatggcgatCTTAAAAAACTGTAGCTCGTTTATTTTAACTAATTAACAAATTtgcaaaaatattaatgaatagtATGTACTACATTAACCTTTTcatgcttcgatcaacaattgtaACTGGTTGATCGAAGTTTTCATGGAAGGTTTTTTAaagaacaaaaattataaatgtctACGCtcgagacaaaaaaaattaaatagaaaaaatagtgactgttaattaaacaaaaaaatggtccacataatgttaaatatataaataattaataaaaatcaagcatACATGTATGTTATGCCAATGTCTcatattaataaagtaataaataatagtttaaaaagacactaacaaaatatgctttggGGCGTGGggcgcttttcaggatattatcaaaataacccttctaatCATATCTGTTAGTacaatatttatagctactaataccatgcaccccacactttttttacaataaaatcttttttttttacactatttttaattcaaattattttctatttcgttagttggattttctataaaagcgtattttgttagtttttttaaactattatttatttttaaatttttagtggAATTTCAATtgttccatttcttttttttcaatttttttttaaatatttaattgtcgttggtccttaataagtataccaaatttcgagttaatccgacgctttgaagggggtcaaaatcatgttcaaagattccgttataaaCATACAAcgcctgaagctaataaaagaggATTAAAATGAACACTTTTGGCGGGTGCATATATTTCTAAAGGTATGTCCACGGTTTAATCGGTATTTATGACGGCACATAATTCTAGCATCCACTGCAAATGGACGGGTCATGGGCAGACGTGTTAATACTAATAATTGGGGCTGTACTCCAACAAGGGTGTACTCTTGAGCCAAGATATGCGGCGGGTGAGTGggtattttcataaaaaatcacctaaaaattgtttttaaggtCAAGTCACAGGCGCTAGCGATAAGTGAATTATTTTTAGTCACATATTAAGAAGTTTTAAGACCCCATCAAAGcttttttattggctttgtaggcagacgagcgtacggcccacctgatgatgagtggttaccgtcacccgtggacttcagcattgCTAGGGGTAGAgtcaagccgccgcctaccgttGGTTCTAGATGCATTGGAATTACCATTTCTTATGGTACTACTAATTaagttcttactggtggtaggacatcttgtgagtccgcacgtgtaggtaccaccgccctgcctatttctgccttgaaacagtaatgcgtttcggtttgaaggctggagcagccgttgtactgttaaaactgagacattagaactcatgtcttgacTTCTATgccggcttttacgttgtagatgtttaagggctccggtaaccacttggttccggtaaccagttgggccgtgagctcgtccacccatttagacaatactttttttcaattagttataaaataaattttaacgctTTTTTACTTGTATAGAAGTAaacttaatattttcatttaaacggACCTCAAAACTGTTCATACGATGCCAATACAAAATACTAAGTAAAATACTTTATTGCAGGGAGATGCGTGACATTGATACTCTTCGTGGCCCTGACGATACTGTACGCTGCGTATTCAGCCAACATAGTTGTCTTATTAAGAGCTCCGAGTTCTTCGGTCAGGTCTTTGCCAGACCTCCTGAACTCTCCGTTGAAGCTTGGAGCCAGTGACTTTGAATACAATCGGTACTTTTTTAAAGTGAGTAGTCTCTTTAAATTCTTCGAGGACTTTTGCGCAGTAgtcatattttataaacagcTTACAGTAGAGGTACGTAAAAATCTGTCGCGCGCATTGGATATTTTATACTTATGTGCgaaacatgggcgtgccggatattCTCGTGCtgatcatacgggacttcttgtcgaaccgctcttttcgatatcgagtcgagggaacccgctcctccccgcgacctcttacggctggagtcccgcaaggctctgtcctctcgcccctcctatttagcttattcgtcaacgatattccccggtcgccgccgacccagttagctttattcgccgacgacacgactgtttactattcgagtagaaacaaatccctaatcgcgaagaagcttcagagcgcagccgtaGCCCTAGTgattccgaaaatggcgcatagacatcaacccagcgaaaagtactgcggtgctatttcaaaggggaagctccacacggatttcctccatGATTAGGAGGAGGCGTCACatacccccgattactctctttagacaacccatacccagggccaggaaggtcaagtacctgggcgttaccctggatgcatcgatgacattccgtccgcatataaaatcagtccgcgaccgtgccgcgtttattctcggtagactctaccccatgatctgtaagcggagtaaaatgtcccttcggaacaaggtgacgctttacaaaacttgcggtcggtcatgacttacgcgagtgtggtcaTGCGGCCCGCAcccacatagacaccctccaatctctacaatcccgcttttgcaggttagctgtcggagctccgtggttcgtgaggaacgtgtAGGTCACTACACGAAGACTTGGGCCTCAAATCAATCCAGAAACACATGaaatcagcgtcggaacggtacttcgataaggctatgcgtcatgataatcgccttatcgttgccgccgctgactactccccgaatcctgatcgcGCAAGAGCCTAgaactaggagcaggcttaggggctccggtaaccgtgcaacctaacccatgattCAGCtcgctgtgtttctcgccggatcttctcagcgggtcgcgattccgatctggtagtagattcattcgcgaagcagctgctcttgagctgttaggtctccttcggaggcgctcgggcagctgttagcaaatcccaccccttctggctaagcctttgctcgaccacctgtcctggtgaaactggaaaggcctccgggccaccagtaatccttcaatcataaaaaaaaaacttatgtgcGAGTCGAGTTTCAGATAATGATGTCAGTTGTCACATTgacaaacgattttaatgattctatCGGAGGAGCTTTTAAAACAATACCTACTATGCTTTTCAAGTTTTGCTTGCCGAAAAAAATTATTGAGAAATCCAAAAACATCAGTGATGGGaaatttttcttcttcttgttttaagtatggcaattcGTGATgaatttgatttattattattaatttaagacCTTAATcaattgagatgaaattaaatgacgaATGAAACGACATAAAGACGCAGTAAAATTGTGGCTATATGTTTATATAGagttcagtggactttttgaaagaATCGAGAGACGCTATGTCCAGAAGTCTTGTCtcattttcccacgtttgtgcactttcaccgTTTCTAAACGGCAAATAAGCCGTTATCACACGTTTaacaaacactaaattaacaaaataaaacaattcacagaACTTTGCTCCTCGCTCTCCCGCCAAAAGGCTGGTCGGAGTTTATTCGTAATATCATTGTAGTAGTGTTGCCGTTCAAtcttgtagaccgaatggtaaacagtcgacgtcgcctaaaacacgtcattacggatcctcccgatccactaacggtgcttttaggtaccacaagcaccggtcaacgtcctcttcgaacccgccgcttgcgacgaagggctcgacgagcgaattagcccatagacacagcccactaaatttctcgccggatcttctcagtgggtcgcgtttccgatccggtggtagattctgcgaagcactgctcttgctagggccagtgttagcaacactccggtttgagccccgtgagctcacctacacgttagggtgaagctgaaatagcctctcaaggcggatagcattggatttaaaaaaaaaaagttgccgtTAGTAATGGCACATTTAATGGAAAACACCTTTTTAGATCAAGCAGTAAGAAAGCTACTTCAgattatgttattaattttaataaatatatgcaATATTTGCAAACGaattaattttttacaatgtatttaataatgcttttgtaaatttttgtgaGAAGTTTGAGATCTATTTTCCAGAAATTAAACGATCCAATAAGAAAAGCTATTTACGACAAAAAAATAGCGCCCAAAGGTAAGAAGCCCAATTTCTACAGCATGGAAGATGGAGTGGAGAAAATAAGGAAGGTTAGTGcgaaatgtatttatttgaaatgacCCATACTTATATTAGAATGCGAGagtaaatttgtttgtttgtttgttagtttCACATCTCAACTACGCAACCTATGTAATAACCTACGAAAATCATGTAGGATACAACTTTTCagtagtgaagcagtaatgcgtttcggtatgaagggcggcgcagccgttgtaactatacttgagaccttataatttatatctcgaggtgggtggcgcatttacgctgtagatgtctatgggctccagtaaccacttaacaccaggtggactgtgcgcccgtccacccatctaagcaataaataaattaaaaagtggATTGCTATGTAAAtgctaataatattatgtaacggAATCGTTCGCCTTTGGAGTCTCCTCCATACTTAAAGCTAACTTTAAAAAGACTAGTGAACGGTAGGCTATGACCTGGCAGTAACCATGACATTGGTAAGGTTGACATCATCCAGGAAGCAGTCACGATTCACTATCAGGTACATTCTGTGCTCGTCAGCTTACGAAGACGATAAGCGTGAACACATGGTTCAGAGGaaatcatttaaataatttaaatagtacCAAACAGGtttcatataatttattatctagttttttttaacttaggcatttgtttttggaatatgttttttttaccggacgggtaggtgagctcacgtgctcgacctaagagaatttactaacactagccctagcaagacaatatattataagaatatcgcaggatcggaatcgtgacccactgaaaagattaaGCTTAGAATACGCTACGTCATAGGTcctatgcggttttttttaattatccagTTTACCTTGTTGGAATGTTAAAGAGGAATATTAAAACACGGTGACAAGTAATTGGAACTGTTGAATTGCGTAAGGCGTTTTGTGAGAAGCGACGCGTCGGTCTAAGTTTATTTCTGTTGCTTAGCAACCAAGCAAATGTAGAGTGAGACAGCTAATACAATCGAGGCTCCTATGTCTATGAGACCGTGAATTCTTTTGcccattttcaatttaaaaaaacatataattatgATGTATAAAAACTGCTCCTGTATTCAGTACATACTTATCCAGTAGTAAtagtgtaaaaatgaattcatctatactaatattataaagaggaaagatttgtttgtttgtttgtattgaataggctctggaACTacggaaccgatttgaaaaattctttcactgtttggaacctacactattcccgagtgacataggctataatattttttgaaaaaaattagggatccttattaaaactccaataatgtaacccaaggtgtaaaaaaattacctaaaatattctttacatcgcgtgccctgggaaaactattgatgatagaataaaataatctactacgactttgtagaagatattattatttacaaaaagtgtcgcgacagcatatatctaactatagttatgccgcaataagtgttattttatttaaaacataaaacaacgtcaaatatcgttgaaatttttgttaaagacccgagcggagccggagcgggccgctagtagaaaataaatttcacggttgtttaaataaaataataattatttgtttcaattttaataaactcaGTCACCTTGATACTTACCTCATGGGAAACTTTTGTATGATATCCGAAAAATCCGCctagtttattttatgatttaatttataGTTCTTATATACACGATTTATGAGGTGTAATTTCAAAACTATAgcggtttttttaatcttaatttatttGAAGTAGCTATTGAAGTAATCTCTTAACAATTGAATTTGTTCTCTCCAACACAAGTCCCGATCAAAAACATAGTTTAAACACAATTCATGCTGGATATTACGTAATATCGATAAATTGTATTTGAAACTTCTgcattaacaattaaaaacaattgcGTAAATAAGCTAATGTCATGTTTATTCCAGTGATTACGTAATATACCTTTAATTTATACAACTGATAAGCTGACGAGGTGGCCGAGTGGTTAAGGCGTTGGACTGCTAATCCAATGTGCTCTGCACgcgtgggttcgaatcccatCCTCGTCGAGATATTTTGGAACATTAGAAAGAATTTTGatacaataaaatttgaatattatagATTTATTATCATGaactgtcattattattattattactctaaaaccttataattatttactcaagacacaattaacattaaaaaatagtcAACAAGCTACATGATACCTATATAATTATACTTAtaacaaactaaaaataaaactaaataattaaaaaaattgcgacCCCAAATCGCTGAATTCCCGTAAATTATTCTGTAGGTActcaaagaattttttttttttttttttaagaaatacatTAAGAGCTCACCATCTGATGCGGtggttaattggttaccgggaCTTGTAGCTGCCTCGGAGATTTTAGTATCATCATGGCCGCATCGCTTGAAAATCCGAGAATTTTACTGTCGACCAAAAACCAACGTTCTTCGCAGGGTCTATTCGCGTTCCACATGGAACTGAATCCGGGCTACAGACTGATTCAGGAGACGTACCGAGAGGACGAGAAGTGCGATCTGGTGGAAATCGATTACATTAACGAAATCGATCCCTGGGTGCCCGGACAGAAAAGGTCACCTTTCAAAGACCTATTCAAAATAAAGTAAGGACATTTAATTGGTGAATAGCGTTAATAATGGGAGTCCCCAACGGAAGCAAGTGGTACTTGTCTTCTGGTCAAAGAGTCTTACTCAACTTTTTCAGCTTGGTCTTCGCGTAGAGCACTATTCTCATTTCCAATTCGGCATTACTTTTATTTGAGTCCAAACAAATAAGGGTCCTTCGGATTGTCAATAATCCTTTGGGTTCCCTCTATGGCTTAAACCGTTTCTTCCATGGAGGTTGTACCACCAGCTTGAGCAGAATTAATGCTAGCTACCTGGAATAGCTGTGTGCAAACAAGAAGCATTCCCAAGAGACAATTTTCTTCATTTTCCGtcgtttcctgagcgctatgtcTTGTGCCACTCAAACTTGATTCAAAATCAGTCCTCGGTACTGGGAACCGATTTAACCATGTCCCTGGCATAGCTGATGTTCATCCGTCCACCACTCAATCGAGGCTCATTTGCAAAGCTACAATGATTAGAATGAAAACCCATCTAATCTGATACTTATTCATCATTACGTCGTATTTGTGGTAATCTCATTTGGCGCGTCTACATTCAGCTTCCTCAAGATCCGCGAGTCGGGAATCCAAGCGGCCATACACCACCGTCTGCACGTGCCCAAGCCCCGTTGCTCGGGAACTGTCTCCACGTTCAGTAGCGTTGGCATAACCGACATGTACCCGGCCATGCTGGCGACCTTGTATGGAATGCTGCTCGCCCCGGCCGTTTTACTTGTGGAGATAGCGCACATGAAACTGTAAGTACGGTTTCAGTTTAATCAGTTTAATAGAGTTGAACTAAAGTTGGACTAAGTCGAACAACAGTTCCATTGAGTCGAATGATTAGCGTCCATTGCGGGTTCTGTTGACAATAATGGCCAACGgcgtcatattttttatttattgcttagatggacgagctcacagcccaccaggtgttaagcggttactggagcccatagacatctacaacgtaaatgcgccacccaccttgagatataagttctaaggtctcagtatagttacaacggctgctctacccttcaaaccgaaacgcattaatgcttcacggcagaaataggcagggcggtggtacctacccgcgcggactcataagaggtcctaccatcagtaaaaaataaataaaggcaTTCTGTTACTTTTTAAAGCAACGCCTCTATTCAAATTCGACTTGACGGCTAAACGTTTTAGACGATGTCATTATGAATGCGGTGCGCGTCTCCTTAGATTAAATCCTTAGATTTAAAGGACAAAAAATGGTTTTTACTGTTTATTTCAGGATGCTCGTCAGAATGAAGAAGGCTGATACCGAAAATGCTTACGTCACGCCCTTCGTCAATTGAACATAATAGCTATCTGTTTAcgaaagctaataaaagcacaGAACACGACATTTTAGATGTTTTGTTAATGAAAATTCTTAACATTGCACATTATCTAGGTcacaattacattttaattattgtatgtatattcggttataataaagtattataattgaggatttgtttctttttttacatatttaattaatatttatttagcaGATATATTACTGGAggcttcgaact
Proteins encoded:
- the LOC101737378 gene encoding ionotropic receptor 75a, translating into MSTKILFILFYCALVTCYNKINIIGSFANHNWKPTSILAPNLCWDDFEVKELTKMLNKIGINVAKSLQRNRTEYFLQHCLIVADFDCGDIEEFLMKANGEGYFKSPYRWLLINSNEHNTDVLRKLDVLVDSDVVIAKRINEDEVLFEEVYKISESSNMTYLNNRAMWSFKYNLKNLTASSVALKENSTGIDTNDPNSLKEKIQKTGEIEDYTKNKVLSSRRVNLKRHTLTMVNVITDSNETRKHMDDRMNLHQDSITKMSYAIVRICFEMLNATEKLMFTHTWGYRDKQGRWQGVVDHLIKKEADLGTLTIFTQERMDRVDYIAMVGSTAVRFVFREPPLAYISNIFALPFNTNVWLAILICVLGCSGFLYVTSKWEASMGMHPLQMDGSWADVLILIIGAVLQQGCTLEPRYAAGRCVTLILFVALTILYAAYSANIVVLLRAPSSSVRSLPDLLNSPLKLGASDFEYNRYFFKKLNDPIRKAIYDKKIAPKGKKPNFYSMEDGVEKIRKGLFAFHMELNPGYRLIQETYREDEKCDLVEIDYINEIDPWVPGQKRSPFKDLFKINFLKIRESGIQAAIHHRLHVPKPRCSGTVSTFSSVGITDMYPAMLATLYGMLLAPAVLLVEIAHMKLMLVRMKKADTENAYVTPFVN